From a region of the Pelorhabdus rhamnosifermentans genome:
- the dcuS gene encoding DcuS/MalK family sensor histidine kinase, translated as MKKYHSPLKLQTKIILLVCGVVALSLLVTNILITRSIETNIRVSSGERAMDISHIVAHAPIVMDGLLTGKDDAAIQSYAEMIRSSANVEFVVVFDMQGMRKSHPDDTLIGQHIMGGDEVQALHGMEYVSSATGTRGISLRAFTPVFAGDGHQIGAVVVGILLDDVERSVGESRRIIYFATILGLITGTGFALLLSKNIKKTLFGLEPFAIAKLVEERSAMLQSVREGVLAVDQNGIVTIANAETLRILESSGILSNPTGKFVDDCIPHSRLIEVLASGKSELDQEQDMNGVNILTNRFPIIVNNEIVGAIATFRDMTEMRQLAEELTGVSSYVEALRSQAHEFMNKLHVILGLVRLQMYEQLAGYINELANAQEAEIQFVGHCIRDPVLGGFLLSKFSRAREMKINMVLAKDSFLPEPAHSEMSHGLVTIVGNLIDNAFDAVKDQVIKRVDLSFVYQDHLLVIDVVDSGPGIDQDISQQIFLKGYSTKAENRGFGLFLVRRAVEELNGQIKLCTHSGEETHFTVSLPYYCKGELD; from the coding sequence ATGAAAAAATATCATTCGCCTTTAAAATTACAAACCAAAATTATCTTGTTAGTTTGCGGTGTTGTTGCACTGTCTTTGTTGGTTACGAATATTTTGATCACACGCAGTATTGAGACAAATATTCGTGTTTCCTCGGGCGAGAGGGCTATGGATATTTCCCACATTGTGGCTCATGCACCCATTGTTATGGATGGGTTATTGACGGGAAAAGACGATGCGGCCATTCAATCTTACGCAGAAATGATTCGTAGCAGTGCCAATGTAGAATTTGTTGTTGTTTTTGATATGCAAGGTATGCGTAAATCTCATCCTGATGATACGCTGATTGGTCAGCATATTATGGGGGGCGATGAAGTTCAGGCCTTGCATGGTATGGAATATGTATCTTCTGCCACAGGTACACGTGGTATTTCCTTAAGAGCTTTTACGCCTGTTTTTGCAGGTGATGGTCACCAGATTGGTGCTGTCGTTGTAGGAATTTTACTTGATGATGTCGAAAGATCTGTCGGAGAAAGTCGTCGCATTATTTATTTTGCAACGATTTTGGGTTTGATTACAGGAACTGGATTTGCATTGTTATTATCAAAAAATATCAAAAAAACATTATTTGGTTTAGAGCCCTTTGCCATTGCCAAACTGGTGGAAGAGCGTAGCGCCATGTTGCAATCGGTGCGCGAAGGCGTCTTGGCAGTCGATCAAAATGGTATCGTAACCATTGCCAATGCTGAGACACTGAGAATTTTGGAAAGCTCCGGTATTTTGAGTAATCCAACAGGAAAGTTTGTTGATGATTGTATTCCTCATTCGCGCTTAATCGAAGTGCTTGCAAGTGGAAAGTCAGAATTGGACCAAGAACAAGACATGAATGGCGTCAATATCCTAACTAACCGGTTTCCTATTATTGTAAATAATGAAATCGTCGGTGCTATTGCAACTTTTCGTGATATGACGGAGATGCGTCAACTGGCGGAAGAATTGACGGGTGTGAGCAGTTACGTCGAAGCGTTGCGTTCTCAGGCTCATGAATTTATGAACAAGCTACATGTTATTTTGGGACTTGTGCGGCTACAAATGTATGAACAGCTTGCTGGTTATATTAATGAATTAGCCAATGCCCAAGAAGCGGAGATTCAGTTCGTTGGTCATTGTATTCGTGACCCTGTATTAGGGGGTTTTTTACTTAGTAAATTTAGTAGAGCCCGTGAAATGAAAATAAATATGGTACTCGCGAAAGATAGTTTTTTGCCTGAACCGGCCCATTCTGAGATGAGTCATGGACTTGTCACAATTGTGGGAAATCTTATTGACAATGCCTTTGATGCGGTAAAAGATCAAGTAATTAAACGTGTGGATTTATCGTTCGTTTATCAGGACCATTTATTAGTGATTGATGTCGTTGATAGCGGACCGGGTATTGATCAAGATATCAGTCAACAGATCTTTTTAAAAGGCTATTCAACAAAGGCGGAAAATCGTGGTTTTGGCTTGTTTTTGGTTAGGCGTGCTGTTGAAGAATTAAATGGTCAAATAAAATTATGTACCCATTCAGGGGAAGAAACACATTTTACAGTAAGCCTTCCTTACTATTGCAAGGGGGAGTTAGATTGA
- a CDS encoding NAD(P)/FAD-dependent oxidoreductase — translation MKKIVVIGGGAAGLMAAISAADHGGQVVLVEKMASIGRKLAITGKGRCNITNSCDVKTMIEHIPGNGSFLYGAFYAFSNEDMIRFVESLDVPTKVERGGRVFPVSDEAKDVVQAFYCALLERKVKLMTNYRVQSIVTEESQVKAVTTNHGDVLADAVILATGGASYPGTGSSGDGYEMARSLGHTIVELKPSLIPFETDEEWIGDLQGLSLKNVRATLIVNGKKIAEEFGEMLFTHFGLSGPIILSLSHAAGKWLDVKQKVTAEVIVEINLKPALTAEVLDKRLQRDFEKFSRKQLKNALGELLPAKIIPIIIDLSYIDGDKFVHQLTKEERLRLLDQIMHFTLNVKGTRPLAEAIVTAGGVATREIDPKTMQSKFISGLFFAGEVIDIDGFTGGYNLQAAFSTGFVAGRASVE, via the coding sequence TTGAAAAAAATAGTTGTGATTGGCGGGGGGGCCGCTGGTCTGATGGCAGCCATTAGTGCAGCAGATCACGGTGGACAAGTTGTTTTGGTGGAAAAAATGGCGTCTATTGGTAGAAAATTGGCTATTACGGGTAAGGGACGCTGTAATATTACCAATAGTTGTGACGTAAAGACGATGATTGAGCATATTCCAGGGAATGGCTCTTTTTTGTATGGCGCGTTTTATGCCTTTTCTAATGAAGACATGATTCGTTTTGTGGAAAGTCTGGACGTACCAACAAAAGTTGAGCGTGGGGGACGTGTATTTCCTGTCTCAGATGAGGCAAAGGATGTTGTACAGGCGTTTTATTGTGCTTTACTGGAACGTAAGGTTAAGCTCATGACGAATTACAGAGTACAATCTATTGTTACGGAAGAGAGTCAAGTGAAGGCCGTAACAACCAATCACGGGGATGTGTTGGCTGATGCCGTTATTCTTGCAACAGGTGGAGCTTCTTATCCTGGCACAGGGTCTTCTGGTGATGGTTATGAAATGGCACGTAGCTTGGGACATACTATAGTAGAACTTAAGCCGTCACTCATTCCATTTGAAACCGATGAAGAATGGATCGGTGATCTACAAGGCTTGTCACTCAAAAATGTTCGGGCAACACTTATTGTAAACGGCAAAAAAATTGCTGAAGAATTTGGAGAAATGCTTTTTACTCATTTCGGTCTTTCTGGTCCTATTATTTTATCGTTAAGTCATGCTGCCGGAAAATGGCTTGATGTCAAGCAAAAGGTGACGGCGGAAGTTATTGTGGAAATTAATTTAAAACCTGCATTGACAGCTGAAGTGCTTGATAAACGGTTACAACGTGATTTTGAAAAGTTTTCGCGCAAACAACTCAAAAATGCATTGGGAGAGTTATTACCAGCAAAAATTATTCCGATCATAATTGATCTTTCTTATATTGACGGCGATAAATTTGTTCATCAATTGACAAAGGAAGAAAGACTGCGGTTGTTGGATCAAATCATGCACTTCACCTTAAATGTGAAGGGGACCCGGCCATTAGCTGAAGCTATTGTAACGGCAGGCGGGGTGGCAACGCGTGAAATTGATCCTAAAACCATGCAATCGAAGTTCATTTCTGGTCTGTTTTTTGCGGGCGAAGTCATTGATATTGATGGTTTTACAGGTGGCTACAATTTACAGGCAGCTTTTTCCACTGGATTCGTGGCGGGAAGGGCATCCGTAGAATAA
- the cmk gene encoding (d)CMP kinase: MKRLTIAIDGPAGAGKSTVAKTVASLLNYIYIDTGAMYRAIAWEARKKNLDSRDETALTAVARTIQIELKNGGEGLIIFANGQDVTQPIRSPEVTAFVASVAKVPGVRKALLGLQRQMAVSGGVVMDGRDIGTTVLPRADVKIFLTATVEERASRRHKELLTKGYSVELATLKQEIEERDRLDSERDCAPLIQATDAILVDTSDLTIEQVVQDILTICRRKG; the protein is encoded by the coding sequence ATGAAACGATTGACGATTGCTATTGACGGCCCGGCGGGAGCAGGGAAAAGTACTGTTGCGAAAACGGTTGCGAGTCTACTTAACTATATCTATATTGATACAGGTGCTATGTATCGTGCTATTGCCTGGGAAGCACGAAAGAAAAACCTTGATTCTCGGGATGAAACGGCTTTAACAGCTGTTGCTCGTACTATTCAGATTGAACTTAAAAATGGGGGAGAAGGCTTGATAATATTTGCCAATGGGCAGGATGTTACACAACCCATTCGTTCGCCTGAAGTTACAGCTTTTGTTGCGAGTGTGGCCAAGGTGCCTGGTGTTCGCAAGGCACTGCTTGGTTTACAGCGCCAAATGGCTGTGAGTGGCGGTGTTGTTATGGATGGACGCGATATTGGTACAACTGTTCTTCCTCGGGCTGATGTGAAAATATTTCTTACGGCAACAGTGGAAGAACGTGCGAGTCGCAGGCACAAGGAACTGTTAACCAAAGGATATTCAGTGGAACTAGCTACACTAAAGCAGGAAATTGAGGAGCGGGACAGACTCGATTCTGAACGTGATTGTGCGCCGCTTATTCAGGCAACCGATGCTATTTTGGTGGATACGTCTGATTTGACAATTGAACAAGTTGTGCAGGACATTCTTACTATTTGCCGGAGGAAAGGGTAG
- a CDS encoding carbon starvation CstA family protein — protein sequence MMLLVVSLCAFILAYRYYSAFVATKVLMLNDKNITPAYRCNDGREFVPTNKYVLFGHHFAAIAGAGPLIGPVLAAQYGWGPGFMWIMLGSIFAGGIHDFITLFASTRHNGQSLAVIARREVGPITGVATSLAIFFIIIVALAGLAIVVVNALFKNPWGVYTIFMTIPIAIVIGLYMFKVSPGAIRSASIVGFLLVIGAVVTGSWIPGSAVADYFTFTKDQLSVILPSYGFVAAVLPVWLLLAPRDYLSSYMKIGTVALLALGILIVQPVMQMGVTTKFMDGGGPIIPGPWWPYVFITIACGAISGFHSLISSGTTPKMIEKESQSRFIAYGGMLTEGFVAVMALISAVVLAPGDYFAINTPAAVFANLGIPPVELSRLSELVGMDVAHRPGGAVSLAVGMAHVFSSIGGMSHLMNYWYQFAIMFEALFILTTIDAGTRVARYILQDMLGHYASPKLGETSWWPGILVTSGFVSFFWGYLLYSGDVATIWPLFGVANQLLSLVTLSLGTTIILKIGTKKAYAWITAAPLAFLTVTVVWAGILNIETYSKTGKTLNEIISIVLIILVGITLIDSLRKWAELLKTDHPIGMNTEVEPVCQFGDTPPNIPS from the coding sequence GTGATGTTATTAGTCGTCTCATTATGTGCCTTTATCTTGGCATATCGCTATTATTCAGCGTTTGTGGCAACAAAAGTGTTGATGTTGAATGACAAAAACATTACTCCAGCTTACCGTTGTAATGACGGTAGAGAATTTGTCCCGACAAATAAATATGTTTTGTTTGGTCATCATTTTGCAGCTATTGCTGGCGCGGGGCCGCTCATTGGGCCTGTGCTTGCCGCGCAGTATGGGTGGGGACCTGGTTTTATGTGGATTATGCTTGGTTCCATTTTTGCTGGTGGTATTCATGATTTCATTACTCTATTTGCTTCAACTCGGCATAATGGGCAATCACTTGCGGTTATTGCTCGTCGTGAAGTAGGGCCCATTACAGGCGTAGCTACTTCACTTGCAATTTTCTTTATTATTATTGTTGCACTGGCAGGTCTGGCTATCGTTGTTGTAAATGCTCTATTTAAGAATCCCTGGGGCGTTTATACGATTTTTATGACCATACCGATTGCCATTGTTATCGGTCTTTATATGTTTAAGGTTTCTCCAGGAGCTATTCGTTCTGCTTCTATTGTGGGATTTTTGCTTGTAATTGGTGCGGTTGTTACAGGTAGCTGGATTCCTGGCAGTGCTGTAGCTGATTATTTTACTTTTACTAAGGATCAGTTATCGGTTATTTTACCTTCTTATGGTTTTGTAGCAGCAGTACTTCCTGTTTGGTTACTGCTTGCTCCACGTGACTATTTGAGTTCTTATATGAAAATAGGTACAGTCGCTTTGTTAGCACTTGGTATTTTGATTGTTCAACCCGTCATGCAAATGGGGGTTACGACGAAATTTATGGATGGCGGTGGACCCATTATTCCTGGGCCGTGGTGGCCCTATGTATTTATTACGATTGCTTGCGGTGCTATTTCTGGCTTCCATTCACTCATTAGTTCAGGCACAACGCCTAAAATGATTGAGAAGGAATCGCAATCACGGTTTATCGCTTATGGCGGAATGCTTACAGAAGGATTTGTGGCTGTTATGGCCTTGATTTCGGCTGTTGTTCTTGCGCCTGGCGATTATTTTGCCATCAATACGCCTGCAGCTGTTTTTGCTAACTTAGGTATACCCCCTGTTGAACTTTCCCGCTTGTCGGAACTTGTGGGCATGGATGTGGCACATCGTCCTGGTGGTGCCGTATCACTTGCAGTGGGGATGGCTCATGTATTTTCAAGTATTGGTGGAATGAGTCACTTAATGAACTATTGGTATCAGTTTGCCATTATGTTTGAAGCCCTCTTTATCTTGACAACCATTGATGCCGGTACGCGTGTTGCTCGCTATATTTTGCAAGATATGCTTGGACATTATGCTTCACCAAAACTGGGTGAAACAAGTTGGTGGCCAGGAATCTTAGTAACAAGCGGTTTTGTAAGCTTTTTCTGGGGTTATCTTCTCTATAGTGGTGATGTAGCAACTATTTGGCCGCTGTTTGGTGTGGCCAATCAGTTGTTGTCTCTTGTAACACTGTCTTTAGGTACGACGATTATCTTAAAAATTGGGACTAAAAAAGCCTATGCCTGGATTACGGCAGCACCGCTAGCGTTTTTAACCGTTACTGTTGTGTGGGCTGGAATCCTGAATATTGAGACTTATAGTAAAACGGGTAAAACTCTGAATGAAATAATCAGTATCGTACTGATTATTCTTGTCGGTATTACACTGATTGATTCCTTACGTAAATGGGCTGAACTTTTAAAGACGGATCATCCAATTGGGATGAATACGGAAGTGGAACCTGTTTGCCAATTTGGCGATACGCCGCCAAATATTCCAAGTTAA
- the aroA gene encoding 3-phosphoshikimate 1-carboxyvinyltransferase, which yields MMEQYQVKAAKGLQGVIDVPGDKSISHRAIMLSCLANEPVVIKNFLFSKNCLSTIECFRKLGIVISYSKDSGTVWVAGNGLNGLQEPDDILEAGNSGTTIKLMTGILACQDFFSVITGANDIRQQPVPQIIDPLTKMGAKLYCRAKNRKIPIAVLPVSQLRGADFITDVDSAQVKSTILLAGLYALGPTRVTELHRSRDHTERMLESFGVDIAVNGLTVTLYPPEKLIAPAEIFVPGDISSAAYWIVAASIIPNSCITLTNVGINSTRTGVIDVLRQMGARIEMKNQRFFGHEEVADITVSTAPLHSVVIQKEQISQLIDEIPVLVVAALFAEGTTCIDGVYELHVKDPDRLSTVAGELTKLGAKLIVNEDSFIIEGPQQLVYAVCDSRYDHRIAMAMAIAGLASKGTKIHEAECVQNAYPLFFNHLEKLSV from the coding sequence ATGATGGAACAATATCAGGTGAAAGCAGCCAAGGGGCTTCAAGGAGTCATTGATGTGCCTGGAGATAAATCAATTTCTCACCGAGCCATTATGTTGTCATGTCTTGCAAATGAGCCTGTAGTCATTAAAAATTTTTTGTTTTCTAAAAATTGTCTTTCTACTATCGAGTGTTTTCGAAAATTAGGTATTGTCATTTCTTATTCAAAAGATTCAGGTACTGTATGGGTGGCTGGTAATGGTTTAAATGGACTTCAAGAGCCGGATGATATTTTAGAGGCGGGAAATTCAGGAACAACGATAAAATTAATGACGGGAATTTTGGCTTGTCAAGATTTTTTTAGTGTCATTACAGGTGCTAATGACATTAGACAACAGCCTGTCCCTCAGATTATTGATCCTCTAACCAAGATGGGGGCAAAACTTTATTGTCGTGCTAAAAATAGAAAAATTCCCATTGCTGTTTTGCCAGTGTCTCAGCTAAGAGGGGCCGATTTTATAACCGATGTGGACAGCGCACAAGTAAAATCAACTATTTTACTTGCTGGTTTATATGCTTTAGGTCCGACCCGTGTTACGGAGCTTCATCGTTCCCGTGATCATACAGAACGCATGCTAGAATCATTCGGTGTAGATATCGCTGTTAATGGTTTAACCGTTACCCTTTATCCGCCTGAAAAATTAATAGCTCCAGCGGAAATTTTTGTTCCTGGTGATATTAGTTCAGCTGCTTATTGGATTGTTGCCGCATCCATTATTCCCAACAGTTGTATTACACTTACAAATGTGGGAATTAATTCGACACGGACAGGCGTGATTGACGTTCTTCGCCAAATGGGGGCAAGAATTGAAATGAAAAATCAGCGCTTTTTTGGTCACGAAGAAGTGGCTGATATTACAGTATCTACTGCACCGCTTCATAGCGTTGTGATTCAAAAAGAACAAATTTCACAACTTATTGATGAAATTCCGGTTTTAGTTGTAGCTGCTTTATTTGCTGAAGGGACAACGTGTATTGATGGGGTTTATGAATTGCATGTTAAGGATCCCGATCGTTTATCAACTGTTGCAGGTGAGCTGACGAAATTGGGTGCAAAACTGATCGTAAATGAAGATAGCTTTATCATAGAGGGACCTCAGCAACTCGTATATGCTGTTTGTGATTCGAGGTATGATCATCGTATAGCTATGGCTATGGCTATTGCGGGATTGGCTAGCAAGGGAACGAAAATTCATGAAGCGGAATGTGTGCAAAACGCTTATCCGCTATTTTTTAATCATTTAGAAAAGTTATCTGTATAA
- the fni gene encoding type 2 isopentenyl-diphosphate Delta-isomerase — translation MSRQSRKLDHIHYTLELTDGPTKAGFDDLTLIHNALPEMDYQAIDLCVPFLGYHLTHPVVINAMTGGSEDVTVVNANLAKLAAATHSAMAVGSVFSALERQAYRESYQVIRKMNPQGIIFANLGAHATCGQARQAVELIQANALQIHLNPAQEMMMAEGDRTFCGYLRNIEKIVTALDVPVIVKEVGTGMAREQARLLSKTGIQGIDVSGTGGTNFIAIEAARSKQQPDEELLSWGIPTVISAIEVQSVLPDNLDLMISGGVRTPLDAVKSFVIGAQVVGMAAPWLRAVTAYDMQAVIEQFQFFLNAIKKYMLLVGATNCSQLHKKPVVITGRTREWLTERNISTTLFANR, via the coding sequence ATGTCTCGCCAGTCTCGTAAACTTGATCATATTCACTATACTTTAGAATTGACAGACGGTCCTACAAAAGCTGGCTTTGATGATCTTACGTTGATTCATAATGCCTTGCCTGAAATGGATTATCAAGCAATTGATCTTTGCGTTCCCTTCTTGGGATATCATCTAACCCATCCTGTTGTCATCAATGCGATGACAGGCGGCAGCGAAGATGTGACAGTAGTTAATGCTAATTTGGCTAAACTTGCAGCTGCTACGCATAGTGCTATGGCAGTAGGTTCTGTATTTTCCGCTCTTGAACGGCAAGCGTATCGTGAATCTTATCAGGTTATTCGCAAAATGAATCCACAGGGAATTATTTTTGCCAATTTAGGTGCTCATGCAACTTGCGGGCAAGCTCGCCAGGCAGTGGAACTTATTCAGGCCAATGCACTTCAAATCCATCTCAATCCGGCGCAAGAGATGATGATGGCTGAAGGAGATCGTACGTTTTGCGGTTATTTGCGTAACATTGAAAAAATTGTTACTGCCCTTGATGTTCCTGTTATTGTAAAAGAAGTTGGCACAGGCATGGCCCGTGAACAAGCTCGGCTACTCAGTAAGACAGGAATCCAGGGCATTGATGTTAGTGGCACGGGTGGTACAAATTTTATTGCGATTGAAGCGGCTCGTTCCAAACAGCAACCTGATGAAGAACTACTTTCATGGGGAATACCGACAGTGATTAGTGCCATTGAGGTTCAATCAGTTTTGCCTGACAACCTTGATTTGATGATTTCTGGTGGTGTACGGACGCCACTTGATGCAGTAAAATCCTTCGTTATTGGGGCGCAAGTGGTTGGGATGGCGGCTCCTTGGCTACGCGCTGTTACTGCTTATGATATGCAGGCAGTGATTGAACAGTTTCAATTTTTTTTAAATGCAATAAAAAAATATATGCTTCTTGTGGGGGCAACGAATTGTAGTCAGTTACATAAAAAACCCGTAGTTATTACGGGACGAACGCGTGAATGGCTCACTGAACGTAATATTTCTACTACTTTATTTGCAAATCGATAA
- a CDS encoding bifunctional 4-hydroxy-3-methylbut-2-enyl diphosphate reductase/30S ribosomal protein S1, giving the protein MKIIVAQHCGFCYGVKRAVEMVEQAIGTAQNICTLGPIIHNPQVVEKFCNQGIGVADDLAEVSEGIVIIRSHGVGPDIYKEAKNKQLQIMDATCPHVKKAQQQAADFYHAGYQVVIIGERNHPEVQSIAAWTQDTALIFESAVEIREAILPNFEKVGIVSQTTFSAASFEEMLDVLKERYPSAIVNRTICTATDQRQSAAIQTAQQVERMIVIGGKNSANTRRLADVCQEINELVYHIETAQELRPEWFKGVKSIGITAGASTPDWIIEEVVYKVEEMEQLVNEQSMKLEVESVIPGKVVAVHKDEVFVDIGYKAEGVITRPDLAFPTVEDAHEVVKIGDMIQVYVVALDNDDVPVKLSKLLADRQIAWSQLVLAASQRTPVEVKVIEVIKGGLAAVFSGVRVFIPASQVGMHFVEDLSSYVGQTLQVVPIEIDEEKNKAVLSRRLILQEERRKKEEEVYSQLVVGSTINGTVSRLATFGAFVDVGGVDGLVHISDLSWERVASPEEVVAVGDAVSVMVMKVDKAAKRIALSLKQVQKDPWYDKVAEFVPGKIVEGTVTKITAFGAFVAIGNGVEGLVHLSELAEQRVAKVEDVVSKGQTVKVKILSVEEDTKKIALSIKAAQAEIERKEFQHYLGNENGLHVTLGDKFKDLLKGLK; this is encoded by the coding sequence ATGAAAATTATTGTAGCACAGCATTGTGGCTTTTGCTATGGTGTGAAACGAGCTGTTGAAATGGTTGAGCAGGCCATTGGAACAGCTCAGAATATTTGTACACTTGGACCAATTATTCATAATCCGCAAGTTGTTGAAAAATTTTGTAATCAAGGGATTGGCGTGGCTGATGATCTTGCCGAAGTTTCCGAAGGCATTGTCATTATTCGTTCCCATGGCGTAGGGCCTGATATTTACAAAGAAGCAAAAAATAAACAGCTACAGATTATGGATGCTACTTGTCCACATGTAAAAAAAGCTCAACAGCAGGCAGCAGATTTTTATCATGCTGGTTATCAAGTGGTGATTATTGGTGAAAGAAATCATCCCGAAGTGCAAAGTATTGCCGCCTGGACCCAAGATACTGCACTAATTTTCGAAAGTGCTGTTGAAATTAGAGAAGCAATATTGCCAAATTTTGAAAAAGTGGGGATTGTCAGTCAAACTACTTTTTCTGCTGCAAGCTTTGAAGAGATGTTAGATGTACTGAAAGAAAGATATCCTTCGGCTATCGTCAACCGTACAATTTGTACAGCTACGGATCAGCGTCAAAGTGCGGCTATTCAGACGGCGCAGCAAGTGGAACGGATGATTGTTATTGGCGGGAAAAATAGTGCCAATACACGACGATTAGCTGATGTGTGCCAAGAGATTAATGAACTTGTTTATCATATCGAGACAGCTCAGGAATTAAGACCCGAGTGGTTTAAAGGTGTGAAGAGTATTGGAATTACAGCCGGAGCTTCAACTCCGGATTGGATTATAGAGGAGGTAGTTTATAAGGTGGAAGAGATGGAACAATTGGTTAACGAACAAAGTATGAAGCTTGAAGTAGAATCGGTGATTCCAGGAAAAGTGGTTGCTGTTCACAAAGATGAAGTGTTTGTGGATATTGGTTATAAAGCAGAAGGCGTTATTACTCGTCCGGATTTGGCTTTTCCGACTGTGGAGGATGCCCATGAAGTGGTAAAGATTGGCGATATGATTCAAGTGTATGTTGTTGCTCTTGATAATGATGACGTTCCTGTGAAACTCTCTAAATTGTTGGCTGACAGACAAATCGCATGGTCACAGCTTGTCCTTGCTGCTAGTCAAAGAACACCTGTAGAAGTTAAGGTAATTGAAGTGATAAAAGGCGGATTGGCTGCAGTATTTTCAGGTGTTCGCGTGTTTATTCCTGCATCACAAGTAGGTATGCATTTTGTAGAGGATTTGTCATCTTATGTAGGACAAACTTTACAGGTTGTGCCGATTGAGATTGATGAAGAAAAAAACAAGGCTGTTCTTTCGAGAAGATTGATTTTGCAGGAAGAAAGGCGTAAAAAAGAAGAAGAAGTGTATAGTCAACTTGTCGTGGGTTCGACCATTAATGGGACGGTGAGTCGGTTGGCAACATTTGGGGCCTTTGTCGATGTCGGTGGTGTCGATGGGTTAGTACACATATCGGATCTTTCTTGGGAAAGAGTAGCATCGCCAGAAGAAGTCGTAGCTGTTGGTGATGCTGTATCTGTCATGGTTATGAAGGTTGATAAGGCTGCTAAGCGAATCGCCCTTAGCCTTAAGCAAGTTCAGAAGGATCCTTGGTACGACAAGGTGGCTGAGTTTGTTCCTGGTAAAATTGTTGAAGGTACTGTAACAAAAATTACGGCTTTTGGGGCCTTTGTTGCCATCGGCAATGGTGTGGAAGGGCTTGTCCATTTATCAGAGCTTGCTGAGCAGCGTGTTGCTAAAGTGGAAGATGTTGTAAGTAAGGGACAAACTGTGAAAGTGAAGATTTTGAGTGTTGAGGAAGACACAAAGAAAATTGCTCTGAGTATCAAGGCGGCTCAAGCTGAAATAGAACGCAAAGAATTTCAACATTATTTAGGCAATGAAAATGGTCTCCATGTAACTCTGGGTGATAAATTTAAAGACCTACTTAAAGGGTTAAAATAG
- a CDS encoding lysophospholipid acyltransferase family protein: protein MGIFYECLRAIFSAIFSVFFRYRVTGKENLPKQGGYIIAANHLSLWDPPLVATPIPAHLHYMAKQELFQIPVFSAIIRGLGTFPVKRATADRLAIRTAINLLKAGEVVGIFPEGTRSKNGKLQKPEAGLELIASKAGVPVIPVAIMGTNLLFRNGNIFPRFEVHFGKAIYPSDKNSGPDHINLTAQVMQSIQNMLDFFHRP, encoded by the coding sequence ATGGGGATATTTTATGAATGTTTAAGGGCCATCTTTTCCGCCATTTTTTCCGTCTTTTTTCGTTACCGTGTAACAGGAAAGGAAAATTTACCGAAGCAGGGCGGTTATATTATTGCAGCCAATCATTTAAGTTTGTGGGATCCGCCGCTTGTGGCCACGCCGATTCCCGCCCATTTGCATTATATGGCTAAGCAGGAACTATTCCAAATTCCTGTTTTCTCAGCCATCATTCGTGGTCTTGGCACTTTCCCGGTTAAACGCGCCACAGCAGACAGACTAGCCATTCGCACGGCAATTAATTTGCTAAAAGCGGGTGAAGTTGTCGGTATTTTCCCGGAAGGTACACGGAGTAAAAATGGAAAATTGCAGAAACCTGAAGCTGGTTTAGAACTTATCGCAAGTAAGGCAGGTGTGCCTGTCATTCCTGTTGCAATTATGGGTACAAACTTACTGTTTCGTAACGGAAACATTTTTCCGCGGTTTGAAGTGCATTTTGGCAAAGCCATTTATCCGTCTGATAAGAATTCAGGGCCTGATCATATTAATCTTACTGCACAAGTGATGCAGTCTATTCAAAACATGCTGGACTTTTTTCACCGGCCGTAA